In a genomic window of Pseudomonas mohnii:
- a CDS encoding DMT family transporter → MHYIAHLVVLRSILPNFRRIVRPPQVVRKIMTSPNAPQASSRFLRLSKAECVLVLITMVWGGTFLLVQHAMTVSGPMFFVGLRFAAAASIVALFSWRTLRDLTFFEFKAGAFIGVAIMLGYGLQTVGLQSIPSSQSAFITALYVPFVPLLQWLVLGRRPGLMPSIGIMLAFTGLMLLSGPAGASFHFSPGEIATLISAIAIAAEIILISTYAGQVDVKRVTVVQLAVTSLLSFLMVVPTQERIPDFSWLLLCSALGLGMASAAIQVAMNWAQKSVSPTRATLIYAGEPVWAGIVGRIAGERLPAIALLGAGLIVAAVIVSELKTKGKVATPEEALERETQG, encoded by the coding sequence GTGCACTATATTGCTCACTTGGTGGTGCTGCGCAGTATACTGCCCAACTTCCGGCGCATTGTGCGTCCCCCTCAGGTAGTGCGCAAGATCATGACGTCGCCGAACGCTCCTCAAGCTTCCTCCCGTTTCCTGCGGCTCAGCAAGGCCGAGTGCGTGCTGGTGCTGATCACCATGGTCTGGGGCGGGACCTTTTTGCTGGTTCAGCATGCGATGACCGTCAGCGGGCCGATGTTTTTCGTCGGCCTGCGCTTTGCCGCCGCCGCAAGCATCGTGGCCCTCTTCTCCTGGCGCACCCTGCGCGACCTGACCTTTTTCGAATTCAAGGCCGGCGCCTTTATCGGCGTGGCGATCATGCTCGGTTACGGCCTGCAGACCGTCGGGTTGCAAAGTATTCCCAGCAGCCAGTCGGCGTTCATCACCGCGCTTTACGTGCCCTTCGTGCCCTTGCTGCAATGGCTGGTACTGGGACGTCGTCCGGGGCTGATGCCGAGCATCGGCATCATGCTGGCTTTCACTGGCCTGATGCTGCTGTCGGGCCCGGCCGGGGCTTCGTTCCACTTCAGCCCCGGTGAAATCGCGACCTTGATCAGCGCCATCGCCATTGCGGCGGAAATCATTCTGATCAGCACCTATGCCGGCCAGGTCGATGTGAAGCGGGTGACCGTGGTGCAACTGGCTGTCACATCCCTGCTGTCGTTCCTGATGGTGGTCCCGACCCAGGAACGGATTCCGGATTTCTCCTGGCTGCTGCTGTGCAGTGCCTTGGGCCTGGGCATGGCGAGCGCCGCGATTCAAGTGGCAATGAACTGGGCGCAGAAGAGTGTTTCGCCCACCCGCGCCACGCTGATTTATGCCGGTGAGCCGGTGTGGGCCGGGATTGTCGGGCGGATTGCCGGGGAACGCTTGCCGGCGATTGCGCTACTGGGGGCGGGGTTGATCGTCGCGGCGGTGATTGTCAGTGAGCTGAAGACCAAGGGTAAGGTTGCTACGCCTGAAGAGGCCCTGGAGCGCGAGACTCAAGGTTAA
- a CDS encoding LLM class flavin-dependent oxidoreductase, producing the protein MAREIRLNAFDMNCVGHQSPGLWAHPRDRSWQYKDLEYWTDLAKILERGKFDGLFIADVLGIYDVYNGNGDAAIRQAAQVPVNDPLQLIPPMALVTEHLGFGLTASLSFEHPYPFARRLSTLDHLTKGRAGWNIVTSYLESGAKNLGQKSQTEHDARYDYAEEYLEVCYKLWEGSWEEGAILRDRARRVFSDPSKIHEIQHVGKHFQVPGIHLCEPSPQRTPVLYQAGASSRGKQFAAEHAECVFVAAPSKVLLKKTVADIRRRAAEAGRDPRKILIFNLQTVILGETDAKAKAKFEEYKTWVSYEGAMALISGWTGIDFSQFKPDEPLKHVHTNAIQSAVEAFSSADPNKVWTPNELADWVGIGGFGPLFVGSPETVADLLQEWVEETDVDGFNLAYALTHETFIDAVELLVPELQKRGVYKTEYAPGTLREKLFGEGPRLPEIHPGSGYRDLAALRQQEKKVVSA; encoded by the coding sequence ATGGCCCGTGAAATTCGTCTCAACGCCTTTGACATGAACTGCGTCGGCCATCAGTCGCCGGGATTGTGGGCACACCCACGGGACCGCTCATGGCAGTACAAGGACCTGGAATACTGGACCGACCTGGCGAAAATCCTCGAGCGCGGCAAGTTCGACGGTTTGTTCATCGCCGACGTACTGGGTATCTACGACGTTTACAACGGCAATGGTGATGCGGCGATCCGCCAGGCCGCGCAAGTGCCGGTCAACGATCCGTTGCAACTGATCCCGCCGATGGCGCTGGTGACCGAACATTTGGGCTTTGGCCTGACCGCGTCGCTGTCGTTCGAGCATCCGTATCCGTTCGCCCGCCGCCTGTCGACCCTCGATCACCTGACCAAGGGGCGCGCGGGCTGGAACATCGTCACTTCGTACCTGGAGAGCGGCGCGAAGAACCTCGGGCAGAAATCCCAGACCGAACACGACGCCCGTTACGACTACGCCGAGGAATACCTGGAGGTTTGCTACAAACTGTGGGAAGGCAGCTGGGAAGAGGGCGCCATCCTGCGCGATCGTGCGCGGCGGGTGTTCAGCGATCCGAGCAAGATTCACGAAATCCAGCACGTGGGCAAACACTTCCAGGTGCCGGGTATTCATCTCTGCGAGCCCTCGCCGCAAAGGACCCCGGTGCTGTATCAGGCCGGCGCCTCGAGCCGCGGCAAACAATTCGCCGCTGAACATGCCGAGTGCGTGTTCGTCGCCGCACCGTCGAAAGTGCTGCTGAAGAAAACCGTTGCCGATATCCGCCGGCGTGCGGCGGAGGCGGGGCGCGATCCGAGGAAGATCCTCATCTTCAACCTGCAAACGGTGATCCTCGGCGAGACCGATGCCAAGGCCAAGGCCAAGTTCGAAGAGTACAAGACCTGGGTCAGTTACGAAGGTGCCATGGCCTTGATTTCCGGCTGGACCGGCATCGATTTCAGCCAGTTCAAACCCGATGAACCGCTCAAGCATGTGCACACCAACGCCATTCAATCCGCAGTGGAGGCGTTCTCCAGTGCCGATCCGAACAAAGTCTGGACCCCCAACGAACTGGCCGACTGGGTCGGCATTGGCGGCTTTGGGCCGTTGTTCGTCGGCAGCCCGGAAACCGTGGCCGACCTGTTGCAGGAATGGGTTGAAGAGACAGACGTGGACGGGTTCAACCTGGCGTATGCGCTGACCCACGAAACCTTCATCGATGCCGTGGAATTGCTGGTGCCCGAGTTGCAGAAACGCGGGGTCTACAAGACCGAATACGCCCCCGGCACCTTGCGCGAGAAGCTGTTTGGTGAAGGGCCGCGATTGCCCGAGATCCATCCAGGCAGTGGCTATCGCGATCTGGCGGCGTTGCGTCAGCAGGAGAAGAAAGTCGTGTCTGCCTAG
- a CDS encoding Na+/H+ antiporter subunit C yields the protein MEEVIAIAIGVLAASGVWLILRPRTFQVVMGLCLLSYGVNLFIFSMGSLFIGKEPIIKDGVPQDLLHYTDPLPQALVLTAIVISFAMTALFLVVLLASRGLTGTDHVDGREPKE from the coding sequence ATGGAAGAAGTCATTGCCATCGCCATCGGCGTACTGGCCGCGTCCGGCGTCTGGCTGATCCTGCGGCCACGGACGTTCCAGGTGGTCATGGGCCTGTGCCTGCTGTCCTATGGCGTCAACCTGTTCATCTTCAGCATGGGCAGCCTGTTCATCGGCAAGGAGCCGATCATCAAGGACGGCGTGCCGCAGGACCTTCTGCATTACACCGACCCGTTGCCGCAGGCGCTGGTCCTCACGGCGATCGTGATCAGCTTCGCCATGACCGCGCTGTTCCTCGTGGTTTTGCTGGCCTCTCGGGGCCTGACCGGCACCGACCATGTGGATGGCCGGGAGCCTAAAGAATGA
- a CDS encoding acyl-CoA dehydrogenase, whose protein sequence is MNALTQPIATEQPLSKSQHDLHNARSLLEATLRFVRTQAQPWAGSGLTNASEDPYVISRFGDVQIRIEVAAALLERAEDFVNSHEDATETRIAIAEAHLASAEALSTASNAEFELTGQRTALPGSLHDPLRWKLQVIGNFRLNGIHPPSSPISIKEAV, encoded by the coding sequence ATGAACGCCTTGACCCAACCGATTGCTACCGAACAACCCTTGTCCAAAAGTCAGCACGACCTGCACAACGCCCGCAGCCTGCTCGAGGCCACCCTGCGTTTCGTCCGCACACAGGCTCAACCCTGGGCCGGCAGCGGCTTGACCAACGCCAGCGAAGACCCTTACGTGATCAGCCGTTTCGGCGACGTACAGATCCGCATCGAAGTCGCTGCCGCACTGCTCGAACGCGCCGAAGACTTTGTGAACAGCCATGAAGACGCCACCGAAACACGCATCGCCATTGCCGAAGCGCACCTGGCCAGCGCCGAAGCCCTGAGCACCGCGAGCAACGCCGAATTCGAACTCACCGGTCAACGCACTGCGCTGCCCGGTTCGCTGCACGACCCGTTGCGCTGGAAGCTCCAGGTCATCGGCAACTTCCGCCTCAATGGCATTCATCCCCCAAGTTCTCCAATCTCCATAAAGGAAGCCGTTTGA
- a CDS encoding monovalent cation/H+ antiporter subunit A: MSLIVLLLLPFIGSCLAAVLPHNARNTESLLAGLVALIGTLQVALLYPQIAHGGVIREEFFWLPSLGLNFVLRMDGFAWLFSMLVLGIGTLVSLYARYYMSPDDPVPRFFAFFLAFMGAMLGLVISGNLIQIVFFWELTSLFSFLLIGYWHHRADARRGAYMALMVTGAGGLCLLAGVMLLGHVVGSYDLDKVLAAGDLIRAHALYPILLPLILIGALSKSAQFPFHFWLPHAMAAPTPVSAYLHSATMVKAGVFLLARLWPSLSGSEEWFYIVSGAGACTLLLGAYCAMFQNDLKGLLAYSTISHLGLITLLLGLNSPLAAVAAVFHILNHATFKASLFMAAGIIDHESGTRDIRRLNGLFKLIPFTATLAMVASASMAGVPLLNGFLSKEMFFAETVFINATAWVEMTLPIVATIAGTFSVAYSLRFTVDVFFGPTATDLPHTPHEPPRWMRAPVELLVFTCLVVGIFPAQVVGPLLAAAALPVVGGTLPEYSLAIWHGWNAPMIMSLIAMSGGIVVYLLLRNQLKRGRFRYPPLIGRFNGKRLFERVLVIKMRLARRLERRISTKRLQTQLFLMVLAAVLAGLIPMLHSSLHWGDRPKIPGSIVFVILWLLAIACALGAAWQAKYHRLAALTMVSVCGLMTCVTFVWFSAPDLALTQLVVEVVTTVLILLGLRWLPRRIEEVSPLPSSLRKARIRRIRDLLLSTVVGGGMALLAYAMLTRQTPNDISSFYLSRALPEGGGSNVVNVMLVDFRGFDTLGEITVLVAVALTVFALLRRFRPPKESLQLPAQQRLLAPDVVTDLVNPRQASDTALGFMMVPAVLVRLLLPIALVVSFYLFMRGHNQPGGGFVAGLVMSVAFILQYMVAGTQWVEAQMSLRPLRWMSTGLLFATVTGLGAMAVGYPFLTTHTWHLDLPVLGDIHLASALFFDIGVYAVVVGSTLLILTALAHQSVRGHKTAAQPKPVAMKETV; this comes from the coding sequence ATGTCCCTGATAGTTCTACTGCTTCTGCCTTTCATAGGCAGCTGTCTGGCAGCCGTGCTGCCACACAACGCGCGTAATACCGAATCCCTGTTGGCTGGCCTGGTGGCCTTGATCGGCACCCTTCAGGTCGCGCTCCTGTACCCGCAAATCGCCCATGGCGGCGTAATCCGTGAAGAGTTCTTCTGGCTGCCCAGCCTGGGCCTGAACTTTGTCTTGCGCATGGACGGTTTCGCCTGGCTGTTCTCGATGCTGGTACTGGGCATCGGCACGCTGGTGTCCCTGTACGCGCGTTACTACATGTCGCCGGACGATCCGGTGCCTCGCTTCTTTGCGTTTTTCCTGGCGTTCATGGGCGCCATGCTCGGGCTGGTGATCTCCGGCAACCTGATTCAGATCGTGTTTTTCTGGGAGCTGACCAGCCTCTTTTCATTCCTGCTGATCGGCTACTGGCACCACCGGGCCGATGCCCGGCGCGGAGCCTATATGGCGCTGATGGTCACCGGCGCTGGCGGTCTGTGCCTGCTGGCGGGGGTCATGCTGCTTGGCCATGTGGTCGGCAGCTATGACCTGGACAAGGTCCTGGCCGCCGGCGATCTGATTCGCGCACATGCCCTCTACCCCATTCTGCTCCCCCTGATCCTGATCGGCGCGCTGAGCAAAAGCGCGCAATTCCCCTTCCACTTCTGGCTGCCCCACGCCATGGCGGCGCCGACACCGGTGTCGGCCTATCTGCACTCGGCGACCATGGTCAAGGCCGGGGTGTTTCTGCTGGCACGGTTGTGGCCATCGCTGTCCGGCAGCGAAGAATGGTTCTACATCGTCAGCGGGGCCGGGGCCTGCACCCTGTTGCTCGGCGCCTATTGCGCGATGTTCCAGAACGACCTCAAGGGCCTGCTGGCCTACTCGACGATCAGCCACCTGGGCCTGATCACCCTGCTGCTGGGCCTGAACAGTCCGCTGGCGGCCGTGGCAGCAGTGTTTCACATCCTCAACCATGCCACCTTCAAGGCCTCGCTGTTCATGGCCGCCGGGATTATCGACCACGAAAGCGGCACCCGAGACATTCGCCGGCTCAACGGCCTGTTCAAGCTGATTCCGTTCACCGCGACCCTGGCCATGGTCGCCAGTGCCTCCATGGCCGGCGTGCCATTGCTCAACGGCTTCCTCTCAAAAGAGATGTTCTTCGCCGAAACGGTGTTCATCAACGCCACAGCCTGGGTCGAGATGACCCTGCCGATCGTCGCGACCATCGCCGGCACCTTCAGCGTCGCCTACTCCCTGCGGTTCACCGTGGACGTGTTCTTCGGCCCGACCGCCACCGACCTGCCCCACACCCCGCACGAACCGCCACGCTGGATGCGCGCGCCGGTCGAGTTGCTGGTGTTCACCTGCCTGGTGGTGGGCATTTTCCCTGCCCAGGTGGTGGGCCCGCTGCTCGCCGCGGCCGCGCTGCCGGTGGTGGGCGGCACCTTGCCGGAGTACAGCCTGGCGATCTGGCACGGCTGGAACGCGCCGATGATCATGAGCCTGATCGCCATGTCCGGCGGCATCGTGGTGTATCTGCTGCTGCGTAATCAGCTCAAGCGCGGGCGCTTCCGCTACCCGCCGCTGATTGGACGGTTCAACGGCAAGCGCCTGTTCGAACGCGTCCTGGTGATCAAAATGCGCCTGGCCCGGCGCCTGGAACGACGGATCAGTACCAAACGCCTGCAGACCCAGCTGTTCCTGATGGTGCTCGCCGCCGTGCTGGCCGGCTTGATTCCGATGTTGCACAGCAGCCTGCACTGGGGCGACCGGCCGAAGATTCCGGGCTCGATCGTGTTCGTCATCCTGTGGCTGCTGGCGATTGCCTGCGCCCTTGGCGCCGCCTGGCAGGCCAAGTACCACCGTCTCGCCGCCCTGACCATGGTCAGCGTCTGCGGCCTGATGACCTGCGTGACCTTTGTCTGGTTCTCGGCGCCGGACCTGGCCCTGACGCAGCTGGTGGTCGAAGTGGTGACCACGGTGCTGATCCTGCTGGGCCTGCGCTGGCTGCCCCGACGGATCGAAGAAGTCTCGCCCTTGCCGAGCAGCCTGCGCAAAGCGCGCATCCGCCGTATCCGTGACTTGCTGCTGTCGACCGTGGTCGGCGGCGGCATGGCGTTGCTGGCCTATGCGATGCTGACCCGACAGACACCCAACGACATTTCCTCGTTCTACCTCAGCCGCGCTCTGCCTGAAGGCGGTGGCAGTAACGTAGTGAACGTGATGCTGGTGGACTTCCGCGGCTTCGACACCCTGGGCGAAATCACCGTGCTGGTGGCCGTGGCCCTGACCGTGTTCGCCTTGCTGCGACGTTTCCGCCCACCGAAAGAAAGCCTGCAACTGCCGGCGCAACAACGCCTGCTGGCGCCCGACGTGGTTACTGACCTGGTCAACCCGCGCCAAGCCAGCGACACCGCCCTGGGCTTCATGATGGTCCCGGCGGTGCTGGTGCGCCTGCTGCTGCCGATTGCCCTGGTGGTGTCCTTTTACCTGTTCATGCGCGGGCACAACCAACCGGGTGGCGGTTTCGTCGCGGGGCTGGTGATGTCAGTCGCGTTCATCCTGCAATACATGGTCGCCGGCACCCAATGGGTCGAAGCGCAAATGAGCCTGCGACCGCTGCGCTGGATGAGCACCGGCCTGCTGTTCGCCACCGTCACGGGCCTGGGCGCCATGGCGGTCGGGTATCCATTCCTCACCACTCACACCTGGCATCTGGACCTGCCCGTGCTGGGCGACATTCATCTGGCCAGCGCTCTGTTCTTTGACATTGGCGTGTACGCCGTGGTGGTGGGCTCGACGCTGCTGATCCTCACCGCCCTCGCCCACCAATCGGTTCGGGGTCACAAAACGGCTGCGCAGCCAAAACCCGTCGCCATGAAGGAGACCGTCTGA
- a CDS encoding K+/H+ antiporter subunit F codes for MSALLSNAIMLSLLLFSVAMILTLIRLFKGPSAQDRVLALDYLYIIAMLMMLALGIRYASDTYFEAALLIALFGFVGSFALAKFLLRGEVIE; via the coding sequence ATGAGCGCCCTGCTATCGAATGCAATTATGCTGAGCCTGTTGCTGTTTTCCGTGGCGATGATTCTGACCCTCATCCGCCTGTTCAAGGGCCCGTCGGCCCAGGACCGGGTACTGGCACTGGACTACCTGTACATCATCGCGATGCTGATGATGCTGGCACTGGGCATTCGCTATGCCAGTGACACTTACTTCGAGGCAGCGCTGCTGATAGCGCTGTTTGGCTTCGTCGGCTCGTTTGCCCTGGCGAAATTCCTGCTGCGTGGCGAGGTGATCGAATGA
- a CDS encoding SfnB family sulfur acquisition oxidoreductase encodes MTASAQPTHTAHVIRSDAETIAVAHKLAARFAVEASVRDRERRLPVAELDEFSASGLWGITVPKAYGGAGVSYVTVAEVIKIISAADSSLGQIPQNHLGVLDILLQTASEEQKRYYFGKVLKGYRFGNAFSESKSKNAGAFETRIRFSDDSAQIDGEKFYCTGALFAHIVPAVAVNEQNQAFIAFIERDNPGLSVIDSWDGFGQRTTASGGVTLNAVKVPLSAVIPAHKAFDEPTADGPISQIIQAAVDTGIAVGALEETKRYAREARPWIDSGQDHGWQDPFSIAAIGDLEWRVHGTEAILKKAGQAIDAALLDANEDTVAHASVVVAQAKVLSAEIALLVSSKLFELAGTRSVLGKYNLDRHWRNARTHTLHDPARWKYHLIGNYLLNGVKPARHAWN; translated from the coding sequence ATGACAGCCTCAGCCCAACCCACTCATACCGCCCACGTGATCCGCTCGGACGCCGAGACGATTGCCGTCGCTCACAAGCTCGCCGCGCGTTTCGCCGTCGAGGCCAGCGTACGGGATCGCGAGCGACGCCTGCCCGTCGCCGAACTCGACGAGTTCTCAGCCAGCGGCCTCTGGGGCATCACCGTGCCAAAAGCCTACGGTGGTGCCGGCGTCTCCTATGTGACCGTGGCCGAAGTGATCAAGATCATTTCCGCCGCCGATTCGTCCCTCGGCCAGATCCCGCAAAACCACCTCGGCGTGCTCGACATTCTGCTGCAAACCGCCAGCGAAGAGCAGAAGCGCTACTACTTCGGCAAAGTGCTGAAGGGCTACCGTTTCGGCAATGCCTTCTCCGAATCCAAAAGCAAAAACGCCGGCGCCTTCGAAACCCGGATTCGTTTCAGCGATGACAGCGCGCAAATCGATGGCGAGAAGTTCTACTGCACCGGTGCGCTGTTCGCGCACATCGTGCCGGCAGTGGCGGTCAACGAGCAGAACCAGGCGTTCATCGCCTTCATCGAGCGTGATAACCCGGGCTTGAGCGTGATCGACAGCTGGGACGGTTTCGGCCAGCGCACCACCGCCAGCGGCGGAGTGACCCTGAACGCGGTGAAGGTTCCGCTCAGCGCGGTGATCCCGGCCCATAAAGCCTTCGATGAACCCACCGCCGACGGCCCGATCTCGCAAATCATCCAGGCCGCCGTCGACACCGGCATCGCCGTCGGCGCCCTGGAAGAAACCAAGCGCTACGCTCGTGAGGCGCGACCCTGGATCGACAGCGGCCAGGATCACGGCTGGCAGGACCCGTTCAGCATCGCCGCCATCGGCGACCTCGAATGGCGCGTGCATGGCACGGAAGCGATCCTGAAAAAAGCCGGCCAGGCCATCGATGCCGCGCTGCTCGACGCCAATGAAGACACCGTGGCCCACGCATCGGTGGTGGTAGCCCAGGCCAAAGTGTTGTCTGCCGAGATCGCCTTGCTCGTCAGCAGCAAGCTTTTCGAGCTGGCGGGAACCCGCTCGGTGCTCGGCAAATACAACCTCGATCGCCACTGGCGCAACGCCCGGACCCACACCCTGCACGACCCGGCGCGCTGGAAATACCACCTGATCGGCAACTACCTGCTCAACGGCGTGAAACCTGCGCGCCACGCCTGGAACTGA
- a CDS encoding monovalent cation/H+ antiporter subunit D has protein sequence MNAMTHLIAAPILLPLLTAAIMLMLGEKRRPLKAKINLFSSLLGLGISVLLLQWTQTTGVPGSIGVYLPGNWQTPFGLVLVVDRLSALMLVLTGIIGVSALLFAMARWDSAGSSFHALFQIQLMGLYGAFLTADLFNLFVFFEVLLAASYGLMLHGSGRARVSAGLHYISINLLASTLFLIGAALIYGVTGTLNMADLALKIPLVPEADRGLLHAGAGILAVAFLAKAGMWPLNFWLVPAYSSASAPVAAMFAIMTKVGIYTLLRLWTLLFSGQAGASAYFAGDWLIYGGMATIVCAAIAILAAQRLERMASLSILVSAGILLSAIGFAQPNLIGAALFYLVSSTLALSALFLLAELIERSRSAVEIPLEDENEMLPRPLQASAPVKGINLDDDLKAVVGQVIPWTMAFLGLSFIACALLIIGMPPLSGFIGKLGLLSALLNPLGLGSAGDEPVSNAAWGLLALLILSGLASLVAFSRLGIQRFWTPQERPSPVLRRLECVPIFALLGLSILLTFKAEPLLRYTQAAADTLNNPQQYVMAVLGTRAVPSPESKAALLEVQP, from the coding sequence ATGAATGCAATGACGCACCTGATCGCGGCCCCGATTCTGCTGCCGCTGCTGACCGCCGCCATCATGCTGATGCTCGGCGAGAAACGTCGCCCGCTCAAAGCGAAGATAAACCTGTTCTCCAGCCTGCTGGGCCTGGGCATTTCCGTCTTGCTGCTGCAATGGACACAAACCACCGGCGTGCCCGGCTCCATAGGCGTCTACCTGCCGGGCAACTGGCAGACGCCGTTCGGCCTGGTGCTGGTGGTCGATCGCCTCTCCGCGTTGATGCTGGTACTGACCGGCATCATCGGCGTCAGCGCGTTGCTGTTCGCCATGGCGCGCTGGGACAGTGCCGGCTCGAGTTTCCATGCGCTGTTCCAGATTCAGTTGATGGGCCTGTATGGCGCCTTCCTGACGGCGGACCTGTTCAACCTGTTCGTGTTCTTTGAAGTGCTGCTGGCCGCTTCCTATGGCCTGATGCTGCACGGTTCGGGTCGCGCGCGGGTGTCGGCGGGGCTGCACTACATCTCGATCAACCTGCTGGCCTCGACCCTGTTCCTGATTGGCGCGGCGCTGATCTACGGCGTCACCGGCACCTTGAACATGGCCGACCTGGCGTTGAAGATTCCGCTGGTGCCGGAGGCCGATCGCGGCCTGCTGCATGCCGGTGCAGGCATTCTCGCGGTAGCGTTCCTGGCCAAGGCCGGGATGTGGCCGCTGAACTTCTGGCTGGTGCCGGCCTATTCCTCGGCGAGCGCGCCAGTGGCAGCGATGTTCGCGATCATGACCAAGGTCGGCATCTACACCCTGCTGCGCCTGTGGACCCTGCTGTTCTCCGGGCAGGCCGGGGCGTCGGCGTACTTCGCCGGCGACTGGCTGATCTACGGCGGCATGGCGACCATCGTCTGCGCGGCCATAGCGATCCTCGCCGCGCAACGGTTGGAGCGCATGGCCAGCCTGAGCATTCTGGTGTCGGCGGGCATTCTGTTGTCGGCCATCGGTTTCGCCCAACCCAACCTGATCGGCGCGGCGCTGTTCTATCTGGTCAGCTCGACCCTCGCACTGAGCGCGCTGTTCCTGCTGGCCGAATTGATCGAGCGTTCGCGCTCGGCCGTCGAGATCCCGCTGGAAGATGAAAACGAGATGCTGCCACGACCGCTGCAAGCTTCGGCACCGGTCAAAGGCATCAACCTCGACGACGATCTCAAAGCCGTGGTCGGCCAGGTGATTCCCTGGACCATGGCCTTCCTCGGCTTGAGCTTCATTGCCTGCGCGCTGTTGATCATCGGCATGCCACCGCTCTCTGGGTTCATTGGCAAACTCGGCCTGCTCAGCGCCCTGCTCAACCCACTGGGCCTGGGCAGTGCCGGCGACGAGCCGGTGTCGAACGCGGCGTGGGGGTTGCTGGCGTTGCTGATCCTCTCCGGGCTGGCCTCGCTGGTCGCCTTTTCGCGCCTGGGCATCCAGCGTTTCTGGACGCCGCAAGAACGACCGTCGCCGGTCCTGCGGCGGCTGGAGTGCGTGCCGATTTTCGCGCTGTTGGGTCTGAGCATCCTGTTGACCTTCAAGGCCGAACCACTGTTGCGCTACACCCAGGCGGCCGCCGACACCTTGAACAACCCGCAGCAGTATGTGATGGCCGTGCTCGGCACCCGGGCAGTGCCCAGCCCGGAATCCAAGGCCGCGCTGCTGGAGGTGCAACCATGA
- a CDS encoding helix-turn-helix domain-containing protein, translating to MHKDSTPRASVLQHVSQNIRRLRHAADMSQTALAEKSGVSRRMLVAIEAGEKNVSLTTLDRVAEALDVAFSDLIQAPDARDHSRINELAWAGTIPGSKAVLLAKANATREVELWEWRLEPGEHYPSEPDADGWSEQFYVFEGCLTLMVGDVPHRISAGEFFMFASNQPHSYRNDGPVAVRFVRNVVI from the coding sequence GTGCACAAAGATTCCACGCCCCGGGCTTCGGTCCTGCAGCACGTCAGCCAGAATATCCGACGCCTGCGCCATGCCGCCGACATGAGCCAGACCGCCCTGGCGGAAAAGTCCGGTGTCAGCCGCCGCATGCTGGTGGCCATCGAAGCAGGCGAAAAGAACGTCAGCCTGACCACCCTCGATCGCGTGGCCGAAGCCCTGGACGTGGCGTTCAGTGACCTGATCCAGGCCCCCGACGCCCGCGATCACAGCCGCATCAATGAGCTGGCCTGGGCAGGGACGATCCCCGGTAGCAAGGCGGTATTGCTGGCCAAGGCCAACGCGACCCGCGAAGTCGAACTCTGGGAATGGCGCCTCGAACCGGGCGAGCATTATCCGTCGGAACCGGATGCCGATGGCTGGAGCGAACAGTTCTACGTCTTCGAAGGCTGCCTGACCCTGATGGTCGGTGATGTGCCGCATCGTATCAGCGCCGGCGAGTTCTTCATGTTCGCCAGCAACCAGCCACATTCCTATCGCAACGATGGGCCGGTGGCGGTGCGTTTTGTGCGCAACGTGGTGATCTGA
- a CDS encoding Na+/H+ antiporter subunit E yields the protein MKRLFPAPWLSLALWLLWLVLNLSMSPGNLLLGAMLGFCAPLMMRKLRPLPIRIRRPGVILRLFLMVGRDVVVSNLAVAWSVLNAGRRPPRSRFIKVPLDLRDANGLATLSMICTVVPGTVWSELALDRSILLLHVFDLEDEALFIEHFKATYERPLMEIFE from the coding sequence ATGAAGCGCCTGTTTCCTGCACCATGGTTGTCGCTGGCGCTGTGGCTGTTGTGGCTGGTGCTGAACCTGTCGATGAGTCCCGGCAATTTGTTGCTGGGTGCAATGCTGGGGTTCTGCGCACCGTTGATGATGCGCAAATTGCGCCCGCTGCCGATCCGCATCCGCCGGCCGGGGGTGATCCTGCGCCTGTTCCTGATGGTCGGACGCGATGTGGTGGTGTCCAACCTCGCCGTGGCCTGGAGCGTGCTCAACGCCGGGCGCCGGCCACCGCGCTCGCGGTTCATCAAGGTACCGCTGGACCTGCGCGACGCCAACGGCCTGGCGACGCTGTCGATGATCTGCACCGTGGTGCCTGGCACGGTCTGGTCGGAACTGGCGCTGGACCGCAGCATTCTGCTGTTGCATGTCTTCGATCTGGAAGACGAAGCACTGTTCATTGAGCACTTCAAGGCGACCTACGAGCGCCCGTTGATGGAGATATTCGAATGA